In Novipirellula galeiformis, the genomic window GCGGCCAGCGGTTTGTTGTTGCCTTCGATCGGGGGACCGCCGGTCAAACCGTACCAACCTGATGGGATTTGGTCGGAGGCCACGTTTGGGAAAATTCGCTATCAAGCCGATACGGCGGACAAACTGTATCGTCGCTCGCTCTACACGTTTTGGCGGCGGATTGTCGGTCCGACGATTCTGTTTGATGCCGCCAAAAGACAAACATGTGAAGTGAATACGAATCTCACGAACACACCACTGCATGCTCTGACCACGCTCAACGATGTGACCTACCTCGAAGCGGCGCGAGTGCTTGCAGGGCGTCTGATGAAGGATCACCCCGAGGATCGCGACCGGATCACCATGGCCTTCGTCACGCTGACGTCGCGCCCGCCGGAGGCGGCCGAACTCGAGCTGCTCGAGCACCGGTTGGAGTCGTACGTTGCTGAGTTCCGCAAGACTCCAGAGAATGCATCCGAGTTATTGACGATCGGCGATTACACGCGTGATACGTCGCTCGACCCGGCCGAACACGCGGCCTACACAACCCTCTTGAACACATTGATGAATCTCGACGAGACGCTGGTGAAACCATGAATCCAATCAATGAACATGCGGCGGTCATCACTCGGCGGCATTTGTTAGGCCAAATGGGACTGGGCGTCGGGGCGGCGGCACTGGGCACCTTGTTCAATGGCACACGGATGAGCGGCAGCGCGCATGCGGCGCTGCCGGATCCCTTGGCGCCGACGTTGCCCCACTTTCCGGCCAAAGCGAAACGAGTGATCTATCTGTTTCAAAACGGCGGTCCTTCGCATGTCGACTTGTTCGATTACAAGCCGAAGTTGCTTGAGTTTGCTGGCCAAGGACTTCCCGCGGAACTGACCGATGGCAAACGGTTTAGCACAATGACGTCGGGGCAAGAGAAGGCGTTCCTGCCGGAGATAACCAAGTTCGCCCGGCATGGTGATTGTGGAAAATGGGTCGCTGGTAATTTTATGCCACGCACCGCGGAGATCGTCGATGACCTCTGTTTTGTTCAATCGATGACAACGACGCAAGTCAATCACGCCCCGGCGATCACCTACTTTTTGACTGGATCGGAATTGCCCGGCAAACCAAGTATGGGGGCGTGGCTAACGTACGGGCTGGGTAGCGAGACGGAAAACCTACCGGCGTTTACGGTCATGACCAGCCGAGATCGTCAAGCCTCCTGTGGACAAATCTTCTATGACTTCTATTGGGGCAATGGCTTTTTGCCTAGCAAATATCAGGGCGTGAAGTTCCGTGGCGCGGGCGATCCGGTGCTCTATTTGTCCAACCCCAACGGCATTAGCCGATCGATGCGGCGGAGCCAATTGGATGACTTGGCGGCACTAAACCAAATGAACATGGATCGTCTCGGGGATCCCGAAATTGCCGCACGCATCGCCCAATACGAAATGGCCTACAAAATGCAAACCTCGGTCCCCGAGTTGACCGACATGCGTGACGAGCCTCAACATGTGTTGGACATGTATGGGCCGCAAGTCAACGAGAAGGGAAGCTTCGCTTATAATTGTTTGATGGCCCGCCGGTTAGCCGAACGTGGTTGTCGGTTCATTCAACTGATGCATGCCGGTTGGGATCAACATACCAACCTTGACACCCAGCTTGAAATCCAGTGCCAAGACACCGACGCCCCTTCGGCGGCACTGGTCAAGGACTTGCAACAGCGTGGGCTTTTGGAAGACACGCTGGTGATTTGGGGCGGTGAATTTGGACGGACGCCGTTCCAGCAAAACCGACCCGGCGCCAACCGTGGACGCGATCATCATCCTTATGCCTTCTCGCTGTGGATGGCCGGGGGCGGGGTCAAGCCAGGGATCACGTATGGGGAATCCGACGATTTTGGATTCAATGTTGCCAACCATCCTGTGCAAGTGCATGACTTGCAAGCGACCATTCTGCATTTGCTAGGGATCGATCACGCCCGTTTTACGCACCGTTTTCAAGGTCTCGATCAACGGTTGACGGGGGTCGAAGAGGCCCATGTCGTACACGACATTTTGAGCTAGGTGATCCATGATGGAAGGGTGAGGATTTGAAGGACGAAAATTGTCCGCTGCCGAGCCCTCCCGCTCCCTCACGATGGTGGTTGTTTGATTACAATGAGTGTCCGCTAATTTTTACCCACCTCGTTCGGAGCCCTCATGAAATCCATCCTGACTCTCACCCATGTTCCCTTGGCGGTGGCCTTGGTGATCGTTTCTGCAGTGTCCCATGTCACGGCCGCGGATGCTGAAAAGCATCGCGTGCTCGATGCCGGCGCCCTGCCCAATGATGTGCGATTGAAGGATCCGAAGGATCTCCATGGATACTTTCCCTTTATCGTTCCGGAAACCAAAGCCGCGTGGGAGCAACGTCAAGCGGAGTTGAAGCAGCGCGTGCTCGTTGCGACCGGTTTGTTTCCGATGCCAGAGAAGACG contains:
- a CDS encoding DUF1501 domain-containing protein is translated as MNPINEHAAVITRRHLLGQMGLGVGAAALGTLFNGTRMSGSAHAALPDPLAPTLPHFPAKAKRVIYLFQNGGPSHVDLFDYKPKLLEFAGQGLPAELTDGKRFSTMTSGQEKAFLPEITKFARHGDCGKWVAGNFMPRTAEIVDDLCFVQSMTTTQVNHAPAITYFLTGSELPGKPSMGAWLTYGLGSETENLPAFTVMTSRDRQASCGQIFYDFYWGNGFLPSKYQGVKFRGAGDPVLYLSNPNGISRSMRRSQLDDLAALNQMNMDRLGDPEIAARIAQYEMAYKMQTSVPELTDMRDEPQHVLDMYGPQVNEKGSFAYNCLMARRLAERGCRFIQLMHAGWDQHTNLDTQLEIQCQDTDAPSAALVKDLQQRGLLEDTLVIWGGEFGRTPFQQNRPGANRGRDHHPYAFSLWMAGGGVKPGITYGESDDFGFNVANHPVQVHDLQATILHLLGIDHARFTHRFQGLDQRLTGVEEAHVVHDILS